In Bacteroidales bacterium, the sequence TCTTCCTGCCGTTCCTCAAGGAGAACATTAACTTCCTGCAAATGATGCGCCTGAGCAATAAGCTTCTCTTCTGAGAGTTTCTGCTGGGTAATATCGCGGCCAATTCCTACCAGACCAACAATTTCTCCTTTGGAGTTCTTTAAGGGCACCTTGGTTACGGATATCCAGGCGGGTTTGCCTTCTTCGTCGAGTCCTGGCTCAATCTGGTTGATGATCGGGGTACCGGTAAGCATCAATTGTTGTTCATCCTGATAAAACTTATTGGCCAAACGGGATGGATAGTAAATGAAATCGGTTTTACCGACCAGTTCCTCGGGTGTGCGGTTGCCCATGATCCTGGCCAGCTTTTTGTTGGCAACGATAAATCGGCTTTCACGGTCTTTAATGAAGATAAGATCGGGCATGTTGTCGATGAGTGTCCTGAGCTGGTTTCTTTCTTCGAAGAGGTCTTCTTCGGCCTTTCTGGCAATCTGGGCCTTTTCACGACGCAGAGCACTGATGCGGTTAATGAAAAGCCAGGTAATCAAGCCGGTAATGATGAGGATGATGACCAGTCTGAAAATCCATGTATTGTAAAAAGGAGGCAAAACATGAATCATCAAGGTGGCGCCGTGTTCCTCCGTCTCAGGAGCTCCGCTCAGAGCGATAGAAAGCTGATAGTCCCCCGGTTTCAGGTTGGTGAAGGTTGCCCTTCGGTTGGATGCTGAAGTCTGAATCCATTCATCACTCAGGCCCTTGAGCTGATACTGGTAAGTAATTTTGTTGGGGGAAACGTATTCCAGAGCGGCAAATTCAATCGTTACCATGAAATCGGAAGGAGAGAGGGTAATCTCACGATAACGGGAGGTGCCTGATTTTTCCGAAAGAAAATTTTCAGACTGCCGGACGCCTTTCCGGTTGAACACCTGCACGGAAGTGATAATTACCCTGGGATATTGTTGCTCAGCTGTTATGCTATCGGGGTAAAAATAGGTCAATCCTCCGGTTCCTCCGAAGTATAATTCTCCTGAGGCACTTTTGAAATAAGCACCGGGATAGAACGTGTTTTCCTGGAGTCCGTCATTTTTATCATAGACCCGTATGTCGCCCGTTTTGTCTATACGGGCAATGCCGTTAGCCGTGCTGACCCACAGGTTTCCCTGACGGTCGTCGAGTATTCCGTAAACCACATTGCTCGGAAGCCCGTTCTGAAGGGTGAATCGCACAAATTCGTCGTTCTCCTGATCGTATCGGTTAAGTCCTTCGCCTGTACCGACCCAGATGACTCCTTCGGCGTCTTCATAGATGGCGTAAACATCATTGCTGCTCAAACTGTGGGGATTGTTTTCGTCGTGTGTATAAATACGAATGGTTCCGGGAGTTTTTCTGATCCGTTCGGGTGAGTAAAGCAAAATCTTATTCAGTCCTCCACCTTTAGTCCCTACCCATAGTGTGTTTTTTGAATCGCATAATACTTTCATCACAGCATTTGAACTAATGGTAGATGAATCTTTGTCACGGTGAGGGAAATTGATAAACTTTCCGGTCGATGGGATGAAGAGATCGAGTCCTCCGCTACCAGGACCACCCCAGGTGCCAATCCAAATGCGTCCGTATTTATCGCCGGTAATGCTGTAAACGTAGTTGTTGCTCAATGAGGATGGATTATTGATTTCGCGCCGGAAAATCCTGAATTTTCCTGAGGTGAGATTCATCTGATTCAGACCTCCTCCGTCAGTTCCGATCCAGAGAATTTCGGGAGATGAGGGATTCTGCCAGAAGGAGGTAATGGCATTGCTCGAAAGTCCTTCAGCCGGAGAGGAATAGGCTTTAAACCGGACAAAAGCATTTGTCCGGAGGTTCAGCTTGTTCAAACCCGATTCCCTGGTTCCTATCCAGAGGTTTCCTTTTGCATCCTGCCACACAGATGTGACGATATTGCTGCTGAGTGAATTCGGATTTCCCGGTTCATTCCGGTACAATTTGAAAAATCGCTGCCGGATGTTATACTTATTGATACCTCCGATCTGGGTACCGATCCATACGGTGCCGTCGTGGCTCACAAAAGCGCTTGATATGGAATTATCAGAAAGACTGCTGATATTGCCGGGATCGTTTACCAGACGCTGAAATTTGTTTCGGCCCGGTTGCCAGATTGCCAGGCCTCCTCCCCGGGTACCGATCCATAATTCCCTGCTGGGTGTAAACACCAGAGTGGTAACCAGGTTGGAAGGCAGGCTTCCCGGATCGGCCGGATTAAAAAGAAACTGCCGGCAGGTATTCTTTTTCTGGTTCCATCGTATCAGTCCCTGGTCCCAGGTTGCTATCCACAAAACACTATCCGACTCATAGGCAATTGCCATAACGGCGCTGCTGATACGAAGGGATGGCAGATTGACCTGCGAATAGTTGCCGGAGGAGATGTTGAGACGGTAAAGCCCTCCATCTGTTCCGGCAAGAAGAGAATTACCATCCTGGCTTCGGTCGGTTTCAAGGCAATAAACAAAATTTTCAAGTGGGATGGTGTTGCCCTTTTTCGTGCTTATAAAGGAGGAAAACCGCAATGAATCGTTGTCAAGGCAATTGATTCCTCCTCCCCTCGTGCCGATCCAGATTCTTTTTTTTGCATCTTCATATATGCAGCGGATAGCGTCAGAACTTAAAGAACCCGGTTCATCCGGTGTATGAAATATGCGGGTAAATATTTCCTTGTCGGGGTGGTACAGGTTCAGGCCATGATCAGTGCCGACCCAGACTCTTCCCCGGGAATCAACAAAGATCGCCCGGATGGAATTGTTGCTGATGGATGTACTGTCGTGCGGGGATGGGCGGAATACAGTAAAGGTATATCCGTCATACCGGTTGAGGCCGTCCCATGTTCCGAACCACATGAAGCCTGTTGTATCCTGGGCAATGCTGGTAATGGTAGTCTGGGAAAGGCCATCTTCGGTGGATAACCTTGAAAAACGGGGAACAGCATATTGTCCATGGGCTTTGCTGATTGGCCATGAGAGCAGCAGGTATAAAACCAGAAGAACCGTATGGCGATAACGGTTCAGTTTATATGAAGCAACTGCTTTAGCCATTTAATAAACGTGCAGAGAATGACCGAAGATACAGTAAATTTTGGAGATACCCAAAAACAATCTGAAAATCTTTTCAGGAGGAATTAACGGGAATCCTGTCTATGGGATTGCAGTGAACTGGCAGGCAATAATATCACCCGGTTCATCTTCTTTTGCTCAGAACATGTATCTTTGTTTAAATAACCAGAAAAAACATGGATACGTTATCTGATATTCAGCGTTCCGAAATAAGGTATTTAAGAAAATTTGCCCTGCAGGAGTTTTCTGACGATATTCTTCCATTCTGGTATTCGATGATGCCCGACAGGAAGAACGGCGGCTTTTTCGGAAGGATTGACTTTCATAACGCTATTGATCATACGGCCGAAAAAGGACTGGTTCTCAACGCAAGAATACTATGGACCTTCTCTGCCGGTTATCGGTTGTGGCATGATGAGAGATGCCTTGAACTTGCTCAAAGGGCTTATGATTCGATCTGTTCACAATTCTTCGATGAAAAGTATGGAGGATATTATTGGGCAATTGATGCTGCCGGAAGGCCTGCGCAAACAAAAAAGCAGATTTATGCCCAGGCTTTTGTTATTTATGCCATGGCTGAATATTTTCTGATTACCGGCAGCCGGGAAGCGCTGGAACGGTCGTTAAATTTGTTTGAATTGATTGAAAAATATGCCTTTGATCAGCAGAACAATGGATATATTGAGGCTTTCAGCAGGGAATGGGGGGCTGTTGAAGATCTACGGCTGAGCAACCTTGATATGAACGAAAAAAAGACAATGAATACCCATCTGCACGTTCTGGAAGGATATGCCAACCTGTACAAAATCCATAAAGAAAAGGAGCTCGGTGAGCGGCTGAAAAATCTGATCGGGATATTTTTTGACCGTATCATTGATCCAACCGATCATCATTTCCGGCTTTTCTTTGATGAATTCTGGAACAGTAAATCGGAGACCATTTCCTATGGACATGATATTGAAGGCAGCTGGCTGGTTCAGGAAGCGGCAGAAGCATTGCAGGACGACTCCCTGATAAATCTTTCAAAGGATAATGCGGTGAGGATGGCGACAGCTGTTCTGCCCGGAATCAATTCGCTCGGCGGCTTGTGCCATGAAACTGAAAGGAAAGAACCTTTCAACAAAGGAGAAATGGAATGGTGGGCTCAGGCTGAGGGAGTAGTTGGTTTTCTGAACGCATGGGAAGTATCGGGCAATAATCAGTTTCTCCGGGCGGCAACCGGGCTTGCACGGTTTATAACCTCCTATTTTCTTGACCTGCATGGAGGAGAATGGTATTACCGGCTGAACCCTCAGGGAGAACCTATCAGTACTTATGATAAGGCCGGTTTCTGGAAATGCCCATACCACAACGGCAGAATGTGCTTTGAACTATACCGGCGGACTGAAAACCTGCTGCGTGAAAATTAATGCAAAACCCCATCCATTGTTCCGGCATCCTAAGCATTAGCTGGCTTTTTCCGGAGTTTTCTGATGACCTGAAAATGAATTTTTGGCAGGTAGAGGAGAAAAAGCATCAGCCCGGCCAGGGTGAGTCCGGCTCCGGCGAGAAGAGTGAAGGGAAGTCCGGCCTTTTGCGATAAGGTGCCTGCCAGGAGGCTTCCGAAGGGGCCGATACCCAGGAACGACATGGCATAAAAGCTCATTACCCTGCCCCGCATCCGGTCATCCGACATAGACTGAATGAGGGTGTTTCCACTGCCCATAGTCAGCATCATTCCCATTCCACCCAAAAATAAGGCGGTTGCATCCAGCCAAAGGTTGCGCGAGAGGGCCAGAACTACCAGATTGGCAAGAAAAAGGCCCATAGATACCGGCATATATTTCAGAAGGCTCAGGGTGTTTTTCCGTGAGGCGAGAAACAGGGCGCCTGTCAGGGCTCCTGCTCCCGTCATACCCATAAGGAATCCAAGCGTATGAGCTCCCCCATGCAAAATGTCACGAGCCAGGGCCGGAAGCATTACCGAATAGGATACGCCGACAAAATTAATTAATGCAATAATTAACAGAATGGTGCGGAACGGAAGCTGGCCAAATGTGTATCTGAATCCCTCAATCAGCTCGGCAAAAGGATGCGGCCGGCCGGATTTTTTTGGCAGTTCAGGAAGACGCATCGCTACAAGTGCAGCAATAACCGCCAGGTAGCTGATTCCGTTCAGCAAAAAACAATTGCCTTCCCCAACGAGGGCAATCACCACACCTCCAATGGCGGGGCCAATCAAACGGGCTGAATTGAACATGGCCGAATTCAGAGCAATGGCGTTCACCAGATCTTCCCTTTTTTCAATCATCTCTACAACAAATGACTGGCGGGTAGGTGCATCGAATGCGTTGACGGTTCCCAGGAAAAAACTCAGAACAAGAATTTGCCAGATGTCAATCTGGTTTGTGAAAATCAGCAGCCAGAGCAGAAGTGCCTGAATCATTGATAAAATCTGGGTGATAATCAGAATATTCCGCGAACTGTACCGGTCAATCAGAATGCCGGCCACAGGTGTAACCAGAAGAGCCGGAATCTGGGTACTGAACCCTACCAGTCCGAGAAGAAACACTGAATCGGTAAGCCGGTATACAAGCCAGCTTAAGGCAATCTGCTGCATCCAGGTACCAATGAGGGATATGCTTTGCCCTCCGAAAAACAATTTGTAGTTGCGTGATCGTAATGCTCTGAATGTTTGCCTGAACCAGGCAGAAAAAGATTTCCTGATGTACACAGGATAGATCTGATCCGGAATAAAACCGATCCGTTTGTTCCTGGGCATAATTGGCTGTAAAGATATCATTCCTTTGAAAATTGTGGGTAAATTTGTTTGTAGTATTTTTTCAAAAAGCATGGATATGAAAACCAGGCATATTGTAATTTCTTTTATTATATGGGTTGTGTTGTTCCATACAGCCAATGCCCAAACAAAAGAGCCAACTGAAAAAAGTATGCTGGAACAGCAGTTTGAGATGCTTGGTCACCAGCTGGATGTTTTGCAGAAGACGATGGATGATATTCTCTGGTACGACAGGGTTGGCGATGTTGCCTATATCGATAAGGTGTATATTACCGGACCTCCTCCGGCTCATGAGAAAAACCCGACAGCTGAGGGAGCCGGGAATCCGGTGAAATTCTGGTGTTACGTTTTTATTCCCAGGTCAGTTGATCCTGCAAAAAAATATCCGCTGATAGTACTTCCGCACGGAGGAGTACATGCTGATTTTACTACCTATCACACCCATATAATCCGGGAGTTGATGGCCCAGCAGTATATTGTGGTTGCTGCCGAATACAGGGGAAGTACGGGATATGGCGCGGATTTCTGGCGTAAAATTGATTACGGAGGCCTGGAAGTGGAAGATGTGGATGCAAGCCGGCAGTATATGATTGACAATTATTCAATTGTTGATAAAAACCGGGTGGGAATTGTTGGATGGAGTCATGGGGGGCTTATTGCGCTCATGAACATTTTCCGGTATCCTGAACATTATGCTGTTGCCTTCGCCGGGGTTCCTGTCAGCGACCTTGTGGCCAGAATGGGATACAAGGATGATGAATACAGGGCGCTTTTTTCAGCCGATTATCATATCGGTAAAACCGCAGGGGAGGATGTGCAGGAGTACCGACGCAGGTCACCTGTATGGAATGCTGAAAAGCTGAAAACTCCTTTGCTGATTCATACGAATACCAATGATGAAGATGTAAACGTTCTGGAGGTGGAAAACCTGATCAATGCCCTTAAAGCGTACAACAAGAAATTCGAATATGAGATTTTTCAGAATATCCCCGGCGGTCATTCATTCGATCGCATGGATACAAAAGAAGGAAGAGAAATAAGGTACAGGATTTATGTGTTTCTTGGACGTTATCTTCAGCCTCCCGTTCCGTTCAGATCGCAGACTGATATGGAAAAAGCGGCATACCGGTTCCGTTAAGACTCGTTATTATCCAGAACAACAGGCTCCATATTTTTAGCTATGAGGTTGAAGAGAATCCAGGCGATAAGATAGGCCGTTCCTGCAATAATAAACAGGGTGAGATATCCTGTCTGGATGCTACCCTGTTTTTCCCAGAATTCCAGTATGTTTCCTGCCAATATTGCGACAAGCATTCCGCCAACTGCACCGGCCATGCCTCCGATTCCCGTTACTGAGGCCACGGCATTCCTGGGAAACATGTCTGAGACGGTAGTGAAAATGTTGGCCGACCAGGCCTGATGACACGCCGCGGCAAGAGAAATGAGTACAATGGCGCTCCACAACGTGATGCCCCTGGTTTGAGTGAAAACAATAGGGATAACGAGAAGGGCAAATAACAGCATGGCCCGGCGACGGCTTTTGTAAACCGCTACACCTCTGGAGATCATGAACGAAGAGAGCCACCCTCCGAAAATGCTTCCAACGGTAGTTGCTGTATAGATAACCACAAGGGGAAGCCCGAAAGATTTAATGTTTAGCCCCCGGACATCATGCAGCCAGCCGGGAATCCAGAAAAGATAAAACCACCAGATAGGATCAGTAAGGAATTTTCCTACAACAAAAGCCCATGTTTGCCGGTATTTCAGCAAAGTGAGCCAGGGAATGCTGGTTTTATCCTCCGATTCCTGGTCTGATTTGATATAGGCAAGTTCTGCCGACGAAAGCCGCTTTTGTTTTTCAGGAACCTCATAAAAAATAAACCAGAAAATCAGCCAGATAAATCCAATGGCACCGGTGGCTATAAATGCCATTTGCCAGCCCCATTTGGAGGCAAGCCATGGTACCACAATCGGAGCTATAACGGCGCCTATGTTGGTTCCGCTGTTAAAAATTCCTGTGGCCAGGGCACGTTCCTTTTTAGGAAACCATTCGGCTACCGTTTTTATGGCAGCAGGGAAGTTGCCTGCTTCGCTGATTCCCAGAAAGGCGCGGGCTGCACCAAATCCGACAGGACCCTTTGCCAGGGCGTGTGCCATGGCAGCAATACTCCAAAAAATCAGTGAAAGTGCATATCCGATTTTTGTTCCGATTTTATCAATTACCCGTCCGGCCAGTATCATCCCAGCCGCGTAAGCCATCTGAAAGGCCGTGACGATGTATCCGTATTCTGCTTCCCCGATTCCAAGGTCGGTCTTGAGCAGGGGTTTTAAGATCCCTATGACCTGACGGTCGAGATAGTTTACCGTAGTGGCAAAAAAAATGAGGGCACAAATTGTCCAGCGGTAATTTCCGATGCGCTCCTGAAGGGATCCATTGGAATTCATGGGAAGTCTATTATTTGTATTTTTTAACTATTTCAACAGTACGGATTATCTTTTCTTTTAATGTTGGCCAGTCCTTTTTTTCAATAATTTCTTTTGTAAAAAGCTGCGTGCCGAGGCCAATGCAAACCGCTCCGCTCTGAAACCAGGCTTTAATGTTTTCTTCGGTTGGTTCAACTCCGCTGGTGGGCATAAGGCTGACCCATGGCATGGGGCCTCTGACGGCGGCAATGAATTTTGGTCCGCCTACAGCCCCTCCGGGGAAAACTTTAATAATCTCAGCGCCCAGCTCTTCGGCTTTCGAAATTTCGGTCACCGACCCTGTGCCGGGAATCCAGGCCACTTTTCTCCGGTTGCATGCCCTGGCCGTGTCTTCGTCGAGCAATGGCGACACAATGAAGTTGGAACCCAACTGCATATACAAAACGGCTGTCTGGGCATCGATCACTGAACCGGTACCAAGAATCATGCCCGGTAATTCCTTTACAGCAAACCGGTGGAGA encodes:
- a CDS encoding MFS transporter is translated as MISLQPIMPRNKRIGFIPDQIYPVYIRKSFSAWFRQTFRALRSRNYKLFFGGQSISLIGTWMQQIALSWLVYRLTDSVFLLGLVGFSTQIPALLVTPVAGILIDRYSSRNILIITQILSMIQALLLWLLIFTNQIDIWQILVLSFFLGTVNAFDAPTRQSFVVEMIEKREDLVNAIALNSAMFNSARLIGPAIGGVVIALVGEGNCFLLNGISYLAVIAALVAMRLPELPKKSGRPHPFAELIEGFRYTFGQLPFRTILLIIALINFVGVSYSVMLPALARDILHGGAHTLGFLMGMTGAGALTGALFLASRKNTLSLLKYMPVSMGLFLANLVVLALSRNLWLDATALFLGGMGMMLTMGSGNTLIQSMSDDRMRGRVMSFYAMSFLGIGPFGSLLAGTLSQKAGLPFTLLAGAGLTLAGLMLFLLYLPKIHFQVIRKLRKKPANA
- a CDS encoding S9 family peptidase, whose protein sequence is MKTRHIVISFIIWVVLFHTANAQTKEPTEKSMLEQQFEMLGHQLDVLQKTMDDILWYDRVGDVAYIDKVYITGPPPAHEKNPTAEGAGNPVKFWCYVFIPRSVDPAKKYPLIVLPHGGVHADFTTYHTHIIRELMAQQYIVVAAEYRGSTGYGADFWRKIDYGGLEVEDVDASRQYMIDNYSIVDKNRVGIVGWSHGGLIALMNIFRYPEHYAVAFAGVPVSDLVARMGYKDDEYRALFSADYHIGKTAGEDVQEYRRRSPVWNAEKLKTPLLIHTNTNDEDVNVLEVENLINALKAYNKKFEYEIFQNIPGGHSFDRMDTKEGREIRYRIYVFLGRYLQPPVPFRSQTDMEKAAYRFR
- a CDS encoding bifunctional 4-hydroxy-2-oxoglutarate aldolase/2-dehydro-3-deoxy-phosphogluconate aldolase, with translation MTDFPRIQVYQKMLEAGVIPIFYHPDAGTCKAVIKTCYDAGLRIFEFTNRGSHAHELFSDLHRFAVKELPGMILGTGSVIDAQTAVLYMQLGSNFIVSPLLDEDTARACNRRKVAWIPGTGSVTEISKAEELGAEIIKVFPGGAVGGPKFIAAVRGPMPWVSLMPTSGVEPTEENIKAWFQSGAVCIGLGTQLFTKEIIEKKDWPTLKEKIIRTVEIVKKYK
- a CDS encoding N-acyl-D-glucosamine 2-epimerase is translated as MQRSEIRYLRKFALQEFSDDILPFWYSMMPDRKNGGFFGRIDFHNAIDHTAEKGLVLNARILWTFSAGYRLWHDERCLELAQRAYDSICSQFFDEKYGGYYWAIDAAGRPAQTKKQIYAQAFVIYAMAEYFLITGSREALERSLNLFELIEKYAFDQQNNGYIEAFSREWGAVEDLRLSNLDMNEKKTMNTHLHVLEGYANLYKIHKEKELGERLKNLIGIFFDRIIDPTDHHFRLFFDEFWNSKSETISYGHDIEGSWLVQEAAEALQDDSLINLSKDNAVRMATAVLPGINSLGGLCHETERKEPFNKGEMEWWAQAEGVVGFLNAWEVSGNNQFLRAATGLARFITSYFLDLHGGEWYYRLNPQGEPISTYDKAGFWKCPYHNGRMCFELYRRTENLLREN
- a CDS encoding PAS domain-containing protein, which translates into the protein MAKAVASYKLNRYRHTVLLVLYLLLSWPISKAHGQYAVPRFSRLSTEDGLSQTTITSIAQDTTGFMWFGTWDGLNRYDGYTFTVFRPSPHDSTSISNNSIRAIFVDSRGRVWVGTDHGLNLYHPDKEIFTRIFHTPDEPGSLSSDAIRCIYEDAKKRIWIGTRGGGINCLDNDSLRFSSFISTKKGNTIPLENFVYCLETDRSQDGNSLLAGTDGGLYRLNISSGNYSQVNLPSLRISSAVMAIAYESDSVLWIATWDQGLIRWNQKKNTCRQFLFNPADPGSLPSNLVTTLVFTPSRELWIGTRGGGLAIWQPGRNKFQRLVNDPGNISSLSDNSISSAFVSHDGTVWIGTQIGGINKYNIRQRFFKLYRNEPGNPNSLSSNIVTSVWQDAKGNLWIGTRESGLNKLNLRTNAFVRFKAYSSPAEGLSSNAITSFWQNPSSPEILWIGTDGGGLNQMNLTSGKFRIFRREINNPSSLSNNYVYSITGDKYGRIWIGTWGGPGSGGLDLFIPSTGKFINFPHRDKDSSTISSNAVMKVLCDSKNTLWVGTKGGGLNKILLYSPERIRKTPGTIRIYTHDENNPHSLSSNDVYAIYEDAEGVIWVGTGEGLNRYDQENDEFVRFTLQNGLPSNVVYGILDDRQGNLWVSTANGIARIDKTGDIRVYDKNDGLQENTFYPGAYFKSASGELYFGGTGGLTYFYPDSITAEQQYPRVIITSVQVFNRKGVRQSENFLSEKSGTSRYREITLSPSDFMVTIEFAALEYVSPNKITYQYQLKGLSDEWIQTSASNRRATFTNLKPGDYQLSIALSGAPETEEHGATLMIHVLPPFYNTWIFRLVIILIITGLITWLFINRISALRREKAQIARKAEEDLFEERNQLRTLIDNMPDLIFIKDRESRFIVANKKLARIMGNRTPEELVGKTDFIYYPSRLANKFYQDEQQLMLTGTPIINQIEPGLDEEGKPAWISVTKVPLKNSKGEIVGLVGIGRDITQQKLSEEKLIAQAHHLQEVNVLLEERQEEVRQQAEELQAQADHLTQVNKELEKLNATKDKLFSLIAHDLKNPFHAISGFATMLSRNFSQMKEREKLEIIDLMNLSAETAYNLLENLLQWARAQTNRIRFEPERLNLEEVTHETFEFLSTTAHKKRIELLTENLDLHVIADRNMLSTILRNLISNAIKFTPEKGKVTVSASEKDGKIEVSVTDNGIGMTEQVKNKLFQLEELHTSPGTSGETGTGLGLIVCKEFVERQGGTIRVESEPMKGSRFIFTLPKADI
- a CDS encoding MFS transporter, whose amino-acid sequence is MNSNGSLQERIGNYRWTICALIFFATTVNYLDRQVIGILKPLLKTDLGIGEAEYGYIVTAFQMAYAAGMILAGRVIDKIGTKIGYALSLIFWSIAAMAHALAKGPVGFGAARAFLGISEAGNFPAAIKTVAEWFPKKERALATGIFNSGTNIGAVIAPIVVPWLASKWGWQMAFIATGAIGFIWLIFWFIFYEVPEKQKRLSSAELAYIKSDQESEDKTSIPWLTLLKYRQTWAFVVGKFLTDPIWWFYLFWIPGWLHDVRGLNIKSFGLPLVVIYTATTVGSIFGGWLSSFMISRGVAVYKSRRRAMLLFALLVIPIVFTQTRGITLWSAIVLISLAAACHQAWSANIFTTVSDMFPRNAVASVTGIGGMAGAVGGMLVAILAGNILEFWEKQGSIQTGYLTLFIIAGTAYLIAWILFNLIAKNMEPVVLDNNES